The following proteins are co-located in the Hydrogenophaga sp. RAC07 genome:
- a CDS encoding branched-chain amino acid ABC transporter permease, whose translation MRFLFKTDYNQDIKLAKHGGQTFWYSLLGLFLVAAPWVIQEYWLAQLTFVLIYSIVGLGLMLLAGFTGLFSLGHAAFLGVGAYTQAIMVNAGLPFPLALACAGLLSAAVGMVVGLPALRVKGIYLGMATLAFGFIVEEIMARWEHVTGGNSGLVVNAPALFGWELESTNEFYFLCLVVTVLATLAIANLMRSSTGRAFVAIRDSEISAQSMGIHLARYKTMSFALSAALAGIGGALYAHKIQFLSPEQFSIIQSIDLLLMVVIGGLGSIHGAFLGAIFLIVMPQLIALGKDFLPAAIGQAAGLQGTVYGLVLIAFVLFEPMGLYGRWLKIRAYFQLFPFYRKGMFKRQKSFQKSDRLK comes from the coding sequence ATGAGATTCCTTTTCAAGACCGACTACAACCAGGACATCAAACTCGCCAAGCATGGCGGGCAGACCTTCTGGTACAGCCTGCTGGGCCTCTTCCTCGTGGCCGCGCCGTGGGTGATCCAGGAGTACTGGCTTGCCCAGCTCACCTTTGTGCTGATCTATTCCATCGTCGGCCTCGGGCTGATGTTGCTGGCGGGTTTCACCGGCCTGTTCTCGCTCGGCCACGCCGCGTTTCTGGGCGTGGGCGCTTACACGCAGGCCATCATGGTCAACGCCGGGTTGCCTTTCCCGCTGGCGCTGGCCTGCGCCGGCTTGCTCTCGGCCGCGGTGGGCATGGTGGTGGGCTTGCCGGCGCTGCGGGTGAAGGGCATCTACCTCGGCATGGCCACGCTGGCGTTCGGTTTCATCGTTGAAGAAATCATGGCGCGCTGGGAACACGTGACCGGCGGCAACTCGGGCCTGGTGGTCAATGCGCCCGCGCTCTTCGGCTGGGAGCTGGAGTCCACCAACGAGTTCTACTTTTTGTGCCTGGTGGTCACGGTGCTGGCCACGCTGGCCATTGCCAACCTCATGCGCTCATCCACCGGGCGCGCGTTTGTCGCCATCCGCGATTCGGAGATTTCGGCGCAGAGCATGGGCATTCACCTGGCGCGCTACAAGACCATGAGCTTCGCGCTCTCGGCCGCACTCGCCGGCATTGGCGGCGCGCTGTACGCGCACAAGATCCAGTTCCTCTCGCCCGAGCAGTTCAGCATCATCCAGTCGATCGATCTGCTGCTCATGGTGGTGATCGGCGGGCTGGGCTCGATCCACGGCGCGTTCCTCGGCGCCATCTTCCTGATCGTGATGCCGCAGCTCATTGCCTTGGGCAAGGACTTCCTGCCCGCGGCCATTGGCCAGGCGGCCGGTTTGCAAGGCACGGTGTACGGCCTGGTGCTGATCGCGTTTGTGCTGTTCGAGCCCATGGGCCTGTATGGCCGCTGGCTCAAGATCCGCGCCTATTTCCAGCTGTTCCCGTTCTATCGCAAGGGCATGTTCAAGCGGCAGAAGAGCTTCCAGAAGTCGGACCGTCTCAAATGA
- a CDS encoding branched-chain amino acid ABC transporter permease, with amino-acid sequence MQLLQLLISGAAQGCIYGLIALGFVLIYKATETVSFAQGDLMMVGAFAALAAMTVLGLPFWLAVPAAIIAMGLFGVVLERAVVRPILGQPAFSIVMLTIGVGYVLRGLITMIPNIGTDTHTLPVPYAGQVLRMGGLVVSAEQIVVIGVTGLLCLGLFAMFRYSKLGIAMQASSQNQLAAYYMGIPVKRLNGLVWGLAAAVAAIAGLLLAPITFVHANMGFIGLKAFPAAVVGGFTSLPGAIVGGLIIGIVEAFSGFYLPEGFKDVAPYIVVLIMLVLKPNGLFGEKLRKKV; translated from the coding sequence GTGCAATTGCTGCAACTGCTCATCAGCGGTGCGGCCCAGGGCTGTATCTACGGACTCATCGCCCTGGGTTTCGTGCTGATCTACAAGGCGACCGAAACCGTGAGTTTTGCGCAGGGCGACCTGATGATGGTCGGCGCTTTCGCCGCCCTCGCGGCCATGACGGTGCTCGGTCTGCCCTTCTGGCTCGCGGTGCCCGCCGCCATCATCGCCATGGGCCTCTTTGGTGTGGTGCTCGAACGCGCGGTGGTGCGCCCCATCCTGGGGCAGCCCGCGTTCTCCATCGTCATGCTGACCATCGGTGTGGGTTACGTGCTGCGCGGGCTCATCACCATGATCCCCAACATCGGCACCGACACCCACACCCTGCCCGTGCCCTACGCCGGCCAGGTGTTGCGCATGGGTGGACTGGTGGTCTCGGCCGAGCAGATCGTGGTGATCGGCGTCACCGGTCTGCTGTGTCTGGGGCTGTTCGCCATGTTCCGCTACAGCAAGCTCGGCATCGCCATGCAGGCTTCGTCGCAAAACCAGCTCGCGGCCTACTACATGGGCATTCCGGTGAAACGACTCAACGGCCTGGTGTGGGGCCTGGCCGCGGCGGTGGCGGCCATTGCCGGCCTGCTGCTCGCCCCCATCACCTTCGTGCACGCCAACATGGGCTTCATCGGTCTCAAGGCTTTTCCGGCTGCGGTGGTGGGTGGCTTCACCAGCCTGCCCGGCGCCATCGTGGGCGGCTTGATCATCGGCATCGTCGAAGCGTTCTCGGGCTTTTATCTGCCTGAAGGCTTCAAGGACGTGGCGCCCTACATCGTGGTGCTGATCATGCTGGTGCTCAAACCGAACGGCCTCTTTGGCGAAAAACTGCGCAAGAAAGTGTGA
- a CDS encoding acyclic terpene utilization AtuA family protein, which translates to MKSIRIGAGLGFYGDNWEPVAASIERGGVQFIASDHLAELTLAILQKDRQRDPALGYARDVVPMLLKLWPLMRERGVRFVCNAGGLNPRGAAQAVLAAFKAKGWQAKVAVVTGDDVLSRLQSAEAGFDHLFTHEPVAGVRERLVFANAYVGAQPIVDALDAGADIVITGRVADAALFLGPLAHGLGWTLAGASSEQELNRLAQGLTVGHLLECSGQGSGGNFGSQGAWQAIPDLAHIGYPVAEVYEDGTALITKAPDTGGRINFDTVRQQLLYEVHNPHAYFSPDVVLDMGHITLHDEGFDRVRLTGARGTPPTDTLKVVAGFRDGYKAEVTWGFSWPDAWDKAQAAQATIRTLLKEKRIPHDELFVEYPGLNSAHGALAPLPKADALNQSNEIWTRLVLRTQDKAAADGFGRLFPWIGLSGPAYTCGFTGLHNTSELLGIWPTLIPRAEVEQGVRVELLS; encoded by the coding sequence ATGAAGTCCATACGCATCGGCGCCGGCCTGGGGTTTTACGGCGACAACTGGGAGCCTGTGGCTGCGAGCATCGAACGTGGTGGTGTGCAGTTCATCGCCAGCGACCACCTGGCCGAACTCACGCTGGCCATCCTGCAAAAAGACCGCCAGCGCGACCCGGCGCTGGGCTATGCGCGCGACGTGGTGCCCATGCTGTTGAAGCTCTGGCCGCTGATGCGCGAACGCGGTGTGCGTTTTGTGTGCAACGCCGGTGGGCTCAACCCGCGTGGTGCGGCGCAGGCGGTGCTGGCGGCGTTCAAGGCCAAGGGCTGGCAGGCCAAGGTGGCGGTGGTCACGGGCGACGATGTGTTGTCGCGCCTGCAAAGCGCCGAAGCCGGGTTCGACCACCTCTTCACCCACGAGCCCGTGGCCGGCGTGCGCGAGCGGCTCGTGTTTGCCAACGCCTACGTGGGCGCACAGCCCATCGTGGACGCGCTGGACGCGGGGGCCGACATCGTGATCACCGGGCGCGTGGCGGACGCTGCGCTCTTTCTCGGGCCGCTGGCGCATGGCCTGGGCTGGACGCTTGCGGGCGCCTCCAGCGAGCAAGAGCTGAACCGCCTGGCGCAAGGCCTCACCGTGGGGCATTTGCTCGAATGTTCGGGCCAGGGCAGCGGTGGCAACTTCGGCAGCCAGGGCGCGTGGCAGGCCATCCCCGATCTGGCGCACATCGGCTACCCCGTCGCCGAGGTGTACGAGGACGGCACGGCGCTCATCACCAAGGCACCCGACACGGGCGGGCGCATCAACTTCGACACCGTGCGCCAGCAGCTGCTCTACGAGGTGCACAACCCGCACGCCTATTTTTCGCCCGACGTGGTGCTGGACATGGGCCACATCACCCTGCACGACGAAGGCTTTGATCGCGTGCGCCTCACCGGAGCGCGCGGCACGCCGCCCACCGACACGCTCAAGGTGGTGGCGGGTTTCCGCGACGGTTACAAGGCCGAGGTGACCTGGGGCTTCTCGTGGCCCGACGCCTGGGACAAGGCGCAGGCCGCGCAAGCGACCATCCGCACCCTGCTCAAGGAGAAACGCATTCCACACGACGAACTGTTTGTGGAATACCCGGGACTCAACTCGGCGCACGGTGCGCTGGCGCCGCTGCCGAAGGCCGATGCGCTCAACCAGAGCAACGAGATCTGGACACGCCTGGTGCTGCGCACGCAGGACAAGGCCGCCGCCGACGGCTTTGGCCGTCTGTTCCCCTGGATCGGCCTGAGCGGCCCGGCCTACACCTGCGGCTTCACGGGGCTGCACAACACCAGCGAGTTGTTGGGCATCTGGCCGACGCTGATCCCGCGTGCCGAGGTGGAGCAGGGCGTTCGTGTGGAGCTGCTGTCATGA
- a CDS encoding AtuA-related protein, with protein MTKITIPLVRIAHARSGDKADWVDFGLFAWNAAGYRLLEREVTAARVQAHFAPWLPGEVDAWTLPNILALKFVLRGALQGGGARNLRLDNLGKAMAGALLRMEIEVTQDELDAALNTPRVGWWP; from the coding sequence ATGACGAAGATCACCATCCCCCTCGTGCGCATCGCCCACGCCCGCAGCGGCGACAAGGCCGACTGGGTGGACTTCGGCCTGTTCGCGTGGAACGCAGCGGGCTACCGGCTGCTGGAGCGTGAGGTCACGGCAGCACGCGTGCAGGCGCACTTTGCACCCTGGTTGCCCGGCGAGGTGGACGCCTGGACGCTGCCCAACATCCTGGCGCTCAAGTTCGTGTTGCGTGGCGCCCTGCAGGGTGGTGGCGCACGCAACCTGCGGCTGGACAACCTGGGCAAGGCGATGGCGGGGGCGTTGCTGCGCATGGAGATCGAGGTGACGCAGGACGAACTGGACGCTGCCTTGAACACGCCACGCGTGGGTTGGTGGCCATGA
- a CDS encoding crotonase/enoyl-CoA hydratase family protein — translation MSAVTTERHDDIWIVTLDRPDVRNAVDSPTARALHAAFLEFEADATARVAVFHGANGHFCAGWDLQYGARLAAQGDTSGLDLDFNADDPHALGPMGPSRLQLSKPVIAAVSGAAVAGGMELALWCDMRVMEEDAYFGVYCRRFGVPLIDGGTVRLPRLIGMGHAMDLILTGRQVEAAEALQMGLANRVVPTGQAREAAVTLARQLAAFPQATMRADRESALAQWDLPLGEALLQEWQRGKARIPDALAGATRFAAGQGRHGKF, via the coding sequence ATGAGCGCTGTCACCACCGAAAGACACGACGACATCTGGATCGTCACGCTCGACCGCCCCGATGTGCGCAACGCGGTGGACAGCCCGACCGCACGCGCCCTGCATGCCGCCTTTCTCGAATTCGAAGCCGACGCCACGGCCAGGGTCGCGGTGTTCCATGGCGCCAACGGCCACTTCTGCGCTGGCTGGGACCTGCAATACGGCGCACGCCTCGCCGCTCAGGGCGACACCAGCGGCCTTGACCTCGACTTCAACGCCGACGACCCGCACGCCCTCGGCCCCATGGGCCCGTCGCGCCTGCAGCTCAGCAAGCCGGTGATCGCCGCGGTGAGCGGCGCGGCCGTGGCCGGCGGCATGGAGCTTGCGCTGTGGTGCGACATGCGTGTGATGGAAGAAGACGCGTACTTCGGCGTCTACTGCCGCCGCTTCGGCGTGCCGCTCATCGACGGCGGCACGGTGCGCCTGCCGCGCCTGATCGGCATGGGCCACGCGATGGACCTGATCCTCACCGGCCGCCAGGTGGAGGCGGCCGAGGCGCTGCAGATGGGCCTGGCCAACCGGGTGGTGCCCACAGGGCAAGCGCGCGAAGCCGCCGTCACCCTGGCGCGCCAACTGGCCGCCTTCCCGCAAGCCACGATGCGCGCCGACCGCGAGAGCGCGCTGGCCCAGTGGGACCTGCCGCTGGGCGAAGCGCTGTTGCAGGAATGGCAGCGCGGCAAGGCGCGCATTCCCGATGCACTTGCAGGCGCCACGCGCTTCGCTGCGGGACAGGGGCGCCATGGAAAGTTCTGA
- a CDS encoding nuclear transport factor 2 family protein, with the protein MESSDIDEASVRAATEAWIAAFNRGDTAAICALYDPQAVLWGTTAAELITTPQGIAAYFAAVFALQPVPHMALGEVLPRVFGEMAVNTGRYTLTMSAAPSLREVPARFSFTFRRVAGAWRIVDHHSSAVPAPLNALAALAEAS; encoded by the coding sequence ATGGAAAGTTCTGACATCGACGAAGCCTCGGTGCGCGCCGCCACCGAAGCCTGGATCGCCGCGTTCAACCGCGGCGACACGGCGGCCATCTGCGCGCTCTACGACCCACAGGCCGTGCTCTGGGGCACCACCGCGGCCGAGCTCATCACCACGCCGCAGGGCATCGCTGCGTATTTCGCCGCCGTGTTCGCGTTGCAGCCGGTGCCGCACATGGCGCTGGGTGAGGTGTTGCCCCGCGTGTTCGGCGAGATGGCGGTGAACACCGGTCGCTACACGCTGACGATGTCCGCGGCGCCGTCGCTGCGCGAGGTACCGGCCCGCTTCAGCTTCACTTTCCGGCGCGTGGCTGGCGCATGGCGCATCGTGGACCACCATTCTTCGGCCGTGCCCGCGCCGCTGAACGCACTGGCTGCGCTGGCCGAGGCCTCATGA
- a CDS encoding alpha/beta hydrolase: protein MSGLGRVSHRFLRCALACGVFVAAACHAQAPRIERCGEVLTLDTRSGNTLRLSFALSSGGVAASPVTLLLLAGGGGHLDLDAQGCARKLAGNSLVRSVPLFNAAGFSTALVDAPSGFQGEDGLRGFRTDPRHAHDLGEVIALLRTRTQGAVWVVGTSRGAISAANAASRLSGAAAPDGVVLTSALMAGQAGARKPWVAQSVFDLPLENIHLPLLVVGHAADTCVRSPPGLMAQLVERTRSPRQQVVTVSGGPGAPARTGLDACEGRTPHGFLEQEAEVATGIARFVRGSTY from the coding sequence ATGAGCGGGTTGGGTCGCGTGTCGCATCGGTTTCTGCGTTGCGCACTTGCCTGCGGTGTGTTCGTTGCCGCGGCCTGCCATGCCCAGGCGCCGCGCATCGAGCGATGTGGCGAGGTGCTGACGCTGGACACCCGATCCGGCAACACGCTGCGTCTGTCTTTCGCGCTTTCGTCGGGCGGTGTGGCGGCCAGCCCCGTCACGCTGCTGTTGCTGGCCGGGGGTGGCGGGCACCTGGACCTGGATGCCCAAGGCTGCGCGCGCAAGCTGGCCGGCAACTCGCTCGTGCGCTCCGTCCCGCTGTTCAACGCAGCCGGTTTTTCCACCGCGCTGGTGGACGCGCCTTCCGGCTTCCAGGGAGAAGACGGACTGCGTGGATTTCGCACCGACCCGCGCCATGCGCACGACCTCGGCGAGGTGATTGCCCTTCTGCGCACACGCACGCAGGGTGCGGTGTGGGTGGTGGGCACGAGCCGTGGCGCCATCTCGGCGGCCAACGCCGCGTCGCGGCTCTCAGGCGCGGCCGCACCCGATGGTGTGGTGTTGACCTCGGCCCTGATGGCCGGCCAGGCGGGCGCCCGCAAACCCTGGGTCGCACAGTCCGTGTTCGACCTGCCGCTGGAGAACATCCACCTGCCCTTGCTGGTGGTGGGCCACGCGGCCGACACCTGCGTGCGTTCGCCCCCCGGACTCATGGCGCAACTCGTCGAACGCACGCGCAGCCCGCGGCAGCAGGTGGTGACCGTCAGCGGCGGCCCTGGCGCGCCGGCGCGAACGGGGCTGGACGCCTGCGAGGGTCGCACGCCACACGGCTTTCTGGAGCAGGAGGCGGAGGTGGCGACGGGCATCGCACGGTTTGTGCGTGGGAGCACTTACTGA
- a CDS encoding type 1 glutamine amidotransferase: MTATDFSAPADVLVLQHLFEDGPGFLGEWLDAQGIPWHLRCAEAGEDYPTSVRGYRGLAVLGGAWSANDERPTLRQAEALIIEADALGIPVIGHCLGGQLMARAFGGRVEPLPQPEVGWWPIARTDSGAAREWLGDAEQPTVYQWHQDSFTELPPGAELLASSATCAHQAFALRQHLAMQFHIEITPAKIQDWMEEPGHAYPVNVLLHRGSVQDPAAMHAATRRHLTGSEAMADRIYRAWRSRWPG; this comes from the coding sequence ATGACCGCAACCGATTTTTCCGCTCCGGCCGACGTGCTGGTGCTGCAACACCTGTTCGAAGACGGCCCGGGCTTTCTCGGCGAATGGCTTGATGCGCAAGGCATCCCCTGGCACCTGCGCTGCGCCGAAGCCGGCGAGGACTACCCGACCTCGGTGCGCGGCTACCGGGGGCTGGCGGTGCTGGGCGGCGCCTGGAGTGCGAACGACGAGCGACCCACGCTGCGCCAGGCCGAGGCGCTGATCATCGAGGCCGATGCGCTGGGCATCCCGGTGATTGGCCACTGCCTGGGCGGCCAGCTCATGGCCCGTGCGTTTGGCGGCCGTGTCGAGCCCTTGCCCCAGCCCGAGGTGGGCTGGTGGCCCATCGCCCGAACGGACAGCGGCGCCGCGCGCGAGTGGCTGGGCGATGCCGAACAACCCACGGTGTACCAGTGGCACCAGGACAGCTTCACCGAGCTGCCGCCCGGCGCCGAGCTGCTGGCCTCGTCCGCCACCTGTGCCCACCAGGCCTTTGCCCTGCGCCAGCACCTGGCCATGCAGTTCCACATCGAGATCACGCCGGCCAAGATCCAGGACTGGATGGAAGAGCCCGGCCATGCGTACCCGGTGAACGTGCTGCTGCACCGGGGCAGCGTGCAGGACCCCGCCGCGATGCACGCCGCCACACGGCGTCACTTGACCGGCAGCGAGGCCATGGCCGACCGCATTTACCGGGCGTGGCGCTCGCGCTGGCCCGGCTGA
- a CDS encoding acyl-CoA thioesterase, with translation MTDKTSPNPETTLPRDRELVLKVIPMPADCNANGDIFGGWVMAQVDLAGAVLPARYVRGRMATVAVNQFIFKQPVRVGDILSFFAHVTRVGNTSITVQVEVFAERFSAQGQYVKVTEASLTYVAIDMEGRPRPIPKEGLDLPGVTG, from the coding sequence ATGACCGACAAAACAAGCCCGAACCCCGAAACCACCCTGCCCCGCGACAGGGAACTCGTGTTGAAGGTCATTCCCATGCCGGCGGACTGCAACGCCAACGGCGACATCTTCGGCGGCTGGGTCATGGCCCAGGTCGACCTGGCCGGTGCCGTGCTGCCGGCGCGCTACGTGCGCGGTCGCATGGCCACGGTGGCGGTGAACCAGTTCATCTTCAAACAGCCGGTGCGCGTGGGCGACATCCTGAGCTTCTTCGCACATGTCACCCGCGTGGGCAACACGTCCATCACCGTGCAGGTGGAGGTGTTCGCCGAACGTTTCTCCGCCCAGGGCCAGTACGTGAAAGTGACCGAAGCCAGCCTGACCTACGTGGCGATCGACATGGAAGGCCGGCCGCGGCCGATCCCGAAAGAAGGCCTGGACCTGCCGGGCGTGACGGGCTGA
- a CDS encoding ABCB family ABC transporter ATP-binding protein/permease → MRPDNPSQATVALPATPGVPGNKPQRSDWATLKRLLPYLWQYKVRVVLALAFMVAAKMANVSVPLLLKQLVDAMSIKPGSVEALLVVPLGLLLAYGGLRLCTSLFTELRELVFAKATEGATRSIALQVFGHLHALSLRFHLERQTGGMTRDIERGTRGVQSLISYSLYSIIPTLIEVTMVLALLGTQFDMGYVWITLVALVLYITFTVVVTEWRTKFRREMNELESTSQTRAIDSLLNYETVKYFNNEAFEGRRYDEALEKLRRARIKSQTTLSLLNAGQQLVIAVALVLMLYRATQGVVSGEMTLGDLVMVNAFMIQLYIPLGFLGVLYREIKQSLTDLDKMFVLLEKEREIADQPGAQALALDGPPAVRFENVRFSYEPAREILHGISFEIPPGKTVAVVGPSGSGKSTLARLLYRFYDVTNAASGIEPGPHGFGRITINGQDIKGVTQSSVRQSIGIVPQDTVLFNDTIEYNILYGRPEAGHDAAVQAAQAAHIHSFIERLPLGYRTMVGERGLKLSGGEKQRVAIARTLLKNPPIVIFDEATSALDSANERAIQAELKTAARNKTTLVIAHRLSTVVDAHEILVLVNGEIVERGTHADLVSRGGVYAGMWALQQSGAD, encoded by the coding sequence ATGCGCCCAGACAACCCCTCCCAAGCCACCGTCGCCCTGCCCGCCACCCCGGGCGTCCCGGGCAACAAGCCCCAGCGTTCCGACTGGGCCACGCTCAAACGCCTGTTGCCCTATCTGTGGCAATACAAGGTGCGCGTGGTGCTGGCGCTGGCGTTCATGGTGGCGGCCAAGATGGCCAACGTGAGCGTGCCGCTGCTGCTGAAACAGCTGGTGGACGCCATGAGCATCAAGCCCGGCAGCGTGGAAGCCCTGCTGGTGGTGCCGCTGGGGCTGCTGCTGGCCTACGGCGGCCTGCGCCTGTGCACCAGCCTCTTCACCGAGCTGCGCGAACTGGTGTTTGCCAAGGCCACCGAGGGCGCCACGCGCAGCATCGCGCTGCAGGTGTTCGGCCACCTGCATGCGCTGAGCCTGCGTTTTCACCTGGAGCGACAGACCGGTGGCATGACGCGCGACATCGAGCGCGGCACGCGCGGCGTGCAGTCGCTCATCTCGTACTCGCTCTACAGCATCATCCCCACACTGATCGAGGTGACCATGGTGCTGGCGCTGCTGGGCACCCAGTTCGACATGGGCTACGTGTGGATCACGCTGGTGGCGCTGGTGCTGTACATCACGTTCACCGTGGTGGTGACCGAGTGGCGCACCAAGTTCCGCCGCGAGATGAACGAGCTGGAGTCCACCAGCCAGACGCGCGCCATCGACTCGCTGCTGAACTACGAGACGGTGAAGTACTTCAACAACGAAGCCTTCGAAGGCCGCCGCTACGACGAAGCGCTGGAGAAGCTGCGCCGCGCCCGCATCAAGAGCCAGACCACGCTGTCCCTGCTCAACGCCGGACAACAGCTGGTGATTGCGGTGGCGCTGGTGCTCATGCTCTACCGCGCCACGCAAGGCGTGGTGAGCGGCGAGATGACGCTGGGCGACCTGGTGATGGTCAACGCCTTCATGATCCAGCTCTACATACCGCTGGGATTCCTGGGCGTGCTCTACCGGGAGATCAAACAGAGCCTGACCGACCTGGACAAGATGTTCGTGCTGCTGGAGAAAGAGCGCGAGATTGCCGACCAGCCCGGTGCCCAGGCTTTGGCGCTGGACGGCCCGCCGGCGGTGCGGTTCGAGAACGTGCGTTTCTCCTACGAGCCGGCGCGCGAGATCCTGCACGGCATCAGCTTCGAGATTCCGCCGGGCAAGACGGTGGCGGTGGTGGGGCCGTCGGGTTCGGGCAAGAGCACCTTGGCCAGGCTGCTGTACCGCTTCTACGACGTGACCAATGCGGCTTCCGGTATCGAGCCGGGCCCGCATGGCTTTGGCCGCATCACCATCAACGGGCAGGACATCAAAGGTGTCACGCAATCCAGCGTGCGCCAGAGCATCGGCATCGTGCCGCAGGACACGGTGCTGTTCAACGACACCATCGAATACAACATCCTCTACGGCCGCCCCGAGGCCGGGCACGACGCCGCGGTGCAGGCCGCACAGGCCGCGCACATCCACAGCTTCATCGAGCGGCTGCCGCTGGGTTACCGCACCATGGTGGGCGAGCGCGGTCTCAAACTGTCGGGTGGTGAAAAGCAGCGCGTGGCGATCGCGCGCACCTTGCTGAAAAACCCACCGATCGTGATCTTCGACGAAGCAACCTCGGCGCTGGACTCGGCGAACGAGCGGGCGATTCAGGCGGAGCTGAAGACCGCCGCGCGCAACAAGACCACGCTGGTGATTGCGCACCGCTTGTCCACGGTTGTGGACGCACACGAGATCCTGGTGTTGGTGAACGGGGAGATCGTTGAGCGGGGAACGCATGCCGACCTCGTGTCGCGGGGTGGCGTCTATGCGGGGATGTGGGCTTTGCAGCAGAGCGGGGCGGACTGA